In Paroedura picta isolate Pp20150507F chromosome 12, Ppicta_v3.0, whole genome shotgun sequence, one DNA window encodes the following:
- the B3GAT1 gene encoding galactosylgalactosylxylosylprotein 3-beta-glucuronosyltransferase 1 isoform X5, which produces MDDGGDSRHDFSQGSDSKEYCLSDRDIVEVVRTEYVYTRPPPWSDALPTIHVVTPTYSRPVQKAELTRLANTFLHVPNLHWILVEDSQRRTPLVTRLLRDTGLNYTHLNVETPRNYKLRGDMRDPRIPRGTMQRNLALRWLRETFNRNNSQPGIVYFADDDNTYSLELFEEMRSTRKVSVWPVAFVGGLRYESPKVNAAGKVYGWKTVFDPHRPFAIDMAGFAVNLRLILQRPQAYFKLRGVKGGYQESSLLRELVTLNDLEPKAANCTKILVWHTRTEKPVLVNEGKKGFTDPNVEI; this is translated from the exons ACGATGGTGGGGATTCTCGTCACGATTTCTCCCAAGGCTCCGACTCCAAGGAGTACTGCCTCTCCGACCGGGATATCGTGGAGGTGGTTAGGACAGAGTACGTCTACACACGCCCGCCTCCCTGGTCGGACGCCCTGCCCACCATCCATGTCGTCACCCCCACCTACAGCCGTCCCGTACAGAAGGCGGAGTTGACGCGCCTCGCCAACACCTTTTTGCATGTCCCTAACTTGCACTGGATCTTGGTGGAGGACTCCCAGCGGCGGACCCCTCTCGTCACCCGCCTCTTGAGGGACACGGGGCTCAACTACACGCACCTCAACGTGGAGACGCCTCGCAACTACAAGCTGCGGGGGGACATGAGGGACCCGCGCATCCCCCGCGGGACAATGCAAAGGAACCTGGCCCTGCGGTGGCTGAGAGAGACTTTTAACAGAAACAACAGCCAGCCTGGGATTGTTTATTTTGCAGATGACGATAACACCTACAGCCTGGAGCTCTTTGAGGAG ATGCGGAGCACCAGGAAAGTGTCGGTGTGGCCGGTGGCCTTTGTGGGGGGTTTGCGCTACGAGTCGCCCAAAGTCAACGCCGCTGGGAAGGTGTACGGCTGGAAGACCGTCTTCGACCCTCATCGGCCCTTTGCCATCGACATGGCGGGCTTCGCCGTGAATCTCAGGCTCATCCTCCAGCGACCTCAGGCCTACTTCAAGCTGCGAGGGGTGAAGGGCGGCTACCAGGAGAGCAGCCTTCTCCGGGAGCTGGTGACCCTGAACGACCTTGAGCCGAAAGCTGCCAATTGCACTAAG ATTCTCGTCTGGCACACGAGGACGGAGAAACCAGTACTGGTCAACGAGGGAAAGAAAGGTTTCACAGACCCCAATGTGGAAATCTGA